Genomic segment of Posidoniimonas corsicana:
TGGACAAAACGATGGGGGCAAAACCGTGGCGAACTGGCGTGCGAGGGAGGGAGAAAGAGAACACTAATCGCCGCTAATGAGAACTTCGTTCATTAGCGTGGATTCGTGTTCCTCCACCTGGCTGCTACTTGGCGGCGGCGCCGTAGGCCTCGCGCAGCTGCTTCAGCTCCTCTGCCGACACCGGTACGACCGAGCCGTGGCGGAAGCGGAACGGGAACTCGAAGCCCTCGGCCGGCTCGAACTTGCCGGACGACAGGTCGGTCGTGGTGTAGGGCTGGTAGCCGCGGCCGCGGGCGTAGTGGTCGAGGATCAGGCCCCACACGGGCGGCTGGTCGCCGTCGGCGGGCTCGATCTGGTAGCACGCGGGGCCCTCGTAGCCGCGTAGGCGGGCGAGTGAGAACTCGGGCATGCCGGTCCACGGGCCGGCGATCGACTCGGCGCGCTCCATGGTGATCGCCTTGAACTTCTCGTCTTTGGTGAACCGGTAGTAGGCGTCGGCGTCGCGGACGATGGTGGTGTCGATCACGGTGGTCGGCTTCTCGATGTAGATGAACGGCTCGCCGAACTCGCGGAAGTCCTTCGTGCGGGCGGCCCAGATGCGGTGCTTGGCGAAGTCGTCCCGGCCGGTGGTCGACGCCCAGAACACCAGGTAGTCACCCTCCTGCTCGTCGAACACCGCTTCGGGCGCCCAGGTGCAGCCGGCGTCTTCCGGGGCGACCTCGACGCGGCGCGGTTCGGTCCAGTTAACCAGGTCCTTTGACTCCCAGATCACGATCGCGTGGCTGCCGCGGCGGACCGCGCGGCCCCAGTCGCCGTTGCGGTTGATCGACAGGTCGGTCGCGATCAGGAAAAAGCCCTCGCCGTCCG
This window contains:
- a CDS encoding glycoside hydrolase family 43 protein, giving the protein MNLPARLAALFVLSAAPAFAAAPAGFLFVTFTGEGSPMGEQVYFAVSEDGRHWDALNDAKPVLVSELGERGVRDPYLLRRPDGEGFFLIATDLSINRNGDWGRAVRRGSHAIVIWESKDLVNWTEPRRVEVAPEDAGCTWAPEAVFDEQEGDYLVFWASTTGRDDFAKHRIWAARTKDFREFGEPFIYIEKPTTVIDTTIVRDADAYYRFTKDEKFKAITMERAESIAGPWTGMPEFSLARLRGYEGPACYQIEPADGDQPPVWGLILDHYARGRGYQPYTTTDLSSGKFEPAEGFEFPFRFRHGSVVPVSAEELKQLREAYGAAAK